In Alnus glutinosa chromosome 7, dhAlnGlut1.1, whole genome shotgun sequence, the sequence CTCCACTACGGCATCCCCAGTTTTGAGATCAAAGGTGTGAGTCCTTGCCTGAGCATATCCACGAGCAAACCGGAAAATTCCACTCCCACCAACGATTGGCATCTCCCTCACGGCCGAGAAGACACTGTTTCTCCCTAACACACTAAGAGTGCTACCACTATactttccttctataaaagcaaAGTTCAATACCATCAACAACCCCGCTTCATGCTGTGACGCCAACGCATAAATACCTTGTGCTCTTCCCACAAGCTTGGAGCTACTTTCTGGCTCGAGAGTCAACGGATCATCCATCATGACGACGGCTCCAAACCCTGTTGCCGACGTGTTTGTCGTGGCAGCCTCCGCCACTCGCACAGCAGTGGGGTTAGGGCCACTCACAATGTCATGGAAGTAGAAGTGGAGGTGGCTTAGCTTCTCTTGTTTAAGTCCAAGCGATGAAGGAGATAAATTCCGAGAGAAATTGTGTGTTTCTGCAGTGACATAGgttgagaagaagaaaatgaataagaTGGGCGTTAGTTTTGAGAGGCTTTTGGCCATGACGTCGAGTTTTGGAGGAGAAAGAAGGGCTCAACGTGTTTAAGATTGTGTATgtatctttatatatatgtcatAGCTAGATTGTAGGCCATGcagaatatatagaaaaagaagaagcgtGACAAAATTAATTGGTGCGGCAGTTCCAACAACTGAGAGTGATAAAGAAATCCGTGTCCAGCACGTTTATTCCTTTGTGCCAATAAATTTGTGATGCAGAACTGCGGATAGGGAAAGAACTTTGTTGGAATCACCAACCAAACCACATAATAAGGGCAAATTATTGACTTTGTAAAGGATTAGATAACCAGAAGCAAAAGGGTACGAAATTCCCAAGTGGAAGGTGACCTACACcacaatt encodes:
- the LOC133873132 gene encoding dirigent protein 22-like; this encodes MAKSLSKLTPILFIFFFSTYVTAETHNFSRNLSPSSLGLKQEKLSHLHFYFHDIVSGPNPTAVRVAEAATTNTSATGFGAVVMMDDPLTLEPESSSKLVGRAQGIYALASQHEAGLLMVLNFAFIEGKYSGSTLSVLGRNSVFSAVREMPIVGGSGIFRFARGYAQARTHTFDLKTGDAVVEYNVYAFHY